In Pseudobacter ginsenosidimutans, the following are encoded in one genomic region:
- a CDS encoding alpha-2-macroglobulin family protein, whose product MRNLLSVVTTLLLVTLLAACNRSVVNLDYTNAKDEVTPLGNLVFRFDKSLVPDSLLNRWDSTEYVSFSPKIQGRFRWEGPDQLVFSPAQPLPPATSFTASLQNDLLQYSKLGRIGKADVKFSTPSLKLDNSNVTWVVDGNTSVTPQVDLYFNYLVNPNTIKDKLKLTLGGNPVNYSVITLSNDSRISLKLQNLKMEDKDLEIKLALDKGLVPEGGSNGTAAVIENNIFVPSPYNLTVNDVSAEHDGSGGIVYVRTSQQIQMANLAASIKFNPAVKFTVAQTDDGFSISSDEFNADKSYTITLLKGMKGRIGGTLREQFDGNVAFGELEPGVSFTNKKGMYLSSKGNQNIEVRITNVQKVKVTISKIYESNILIAQRYGYYPQNRGGYSEEDDYYYADYSNNLTMGDIIYEKEIETRSLPKYGNSRLFNFNIEDRLPEFKGIYHIMIRSGTDYWVSDSRLISKSDLGLIAKEGNGKIIVFANSIQTAQAVNGVNVVAYGNNNQVLGTAATNAEGVAEIALSRKEFAGFRPAMIVAKTAEDFNFLPFNTTAVNTSRFEVGGKRTNSTGLDAFIYPERDIYRPGEKVNFSVIIRDRQWKSPGELPVKLKFLMPNGKEMKSFRKSLNNQGSLEGDIEMPVSAITGNYVLEVYTSNDVLLGSKAFNIEEFVPDRIKVNATLDKSPLAPGQTTNLAINAQNFFGPPAANRKYEAEIQVRSKYFSPKKYRNYDFGIQNIGVSMDKDVKEGSTDGDGKASVSYSVPDMFLNAGVLQATFYTTVFDETGRPVSKITSTDIFTQSQFFGIGGDGYWYYPLNQAIRFPLIALDKNENVLSGAKAQVKVIKKEYRTVLTKDGDYFRYTSQRDDKIVADQQISVTGDQASYNYTPRSPGNYELRISIPGASAYVSKDFYSYGFWGGDNTSFEVDTEGNIDIAVDKTSYQTGESAKVLFKTPFSGRMLVTMETDHVISHQYVNVENRTASVDLKITAEHLPNVYVTATLIKPHEISDMPLTVAHGFQSLRVEEASRKIPVKIEAPQAVRSRTHQVIKVKAAPGSMVTLAAVDNGVLQVSDFKTPDPYGHFYANRALEVNAYDLYPLLFPELRSRLSSTGGDGEMDMNKRTNPMPAKRVKIVSYWSGIKQADGSGEASFEFDLPQFSGEVRLMAVAYKNESFGSGESNMKVADPIVLSTALPRFLTPKDTVTVPVVITNTTAKATTASATLSVSGPLQVVGDKSQSVSLAANSENRAVFQVVAAPSVNVGKVRVDVQGLGEKFSDETEISVRPASPLQVQTGSGSILNSNVQRLNIPLNDFMPGSTDYSLVINRSPALDLGKQFRYLVQYPYGCTEQTVSAAFPQLYYSDLAEQMQMKSSVAKSNANYNVLEAIRKIKLRQLYSGAITLWDGEGTENWWTSVYAAHFLVEAQKAGFDVNKNVLSGVLGYVNNKLKNRETIEYYYNQSQKKKIAPKEVAYSLYVLALAGKPNVPVMNYYKSNPQLLSLDSKYLLSVAYAIAGDKAKFKEFLPGSFSGEVSVAQTGGSFYSDIRDEAIALSALIDADPGNAQVGVMAGHVANLMKARSWYSTQECAFSFIALGKMAKAANKSTAVAEVKVNGKVVGKTNENGAIRLSAAQLGGTNVEIVTKGEGRLYYFWQSEGISVSGTYKEEDNFIRVRRSFYDRYGRAVSGNTFKQNDLVVVKITLEKVYSGSIENIAVSDLIPAGFEIENPRTKEIPGMDWIKDASTPTALDVRDDRINLFVDLYSQRQTYYYAVRAVSPGVFHMGPVSADAMYNGEFHSYHGAGTIRVTQ is encoded by the coding sequence ATGCGTAACCTCTTGTCAGTAGTTACAACCCTGCTGCTGGTAACCTTGCTGGCTGCCTGTAACAGAAGCGTCGTGAATCTTGATTATACCAATGCAAAAGATGAAGTGACGCCCCTCGGCAACCTTGTATTCCGTTTCGACAAATCCCTGGTTCCCGATTCCCTGCTCAACCGCTGGGATTCCACAGAATACGTTTCCTTCTCTCCCAAAATTCAAGGCCGCTTCCGCTGGGAAGGACCGGACCAACTGGTGTTCTCTCCTGCGCAACCATTACCGCCGGCTACCAGTTTTACCGCATCCCTGCAAAATGATCTCCTGCAATATTCTAAACTCGGACGCATAGGTAAGGCCGATGTGAAGTTCTCCACGCCATCACTCAAACTGGACAATTCCAATGTTACCTGGGTAGTGGATGGCAATACTTCCGTAACCCCGCAGGTGGATCTCTATTTCAATTACCTGGTGAATCCCAACACCATAAAGGATAAACTGAAACTCACACTGGGTGGAAACCCGGTGAACTATTCCGTGATCACGCTCAGCAACGACAGTCGCATCAGCCTGAAACTGCAGAACCTGAAAATGGAAGACAAGGACCTGGAAATAAAACTGGCGCTCGATAAAGGACTGGTACCCGAAGGTGGTTCCAACGGAACGGCTGCCGTGATCGAGAACAATATCTTCGTTCCATCTCCCTATAACTTAACAGTGAACGATGTTTCAGCCGAACATGATGGCTCAGGTGGTATCGTGTATGTGCGCACCAGCCAACAGATCCAGATGGCGAACCTCGCTGCTTCCATCAAGTTCAATCCAGCCGTGAAATTCACGGTAGCGCAAACCGATGACGGCTTCTCCATTAGCAGCGATGAGTTCAATGCCGATAAATCTTACACCATCACTTTGCTCAAAGGCATGAAAGGCCGCATCGGCGGTACACTCCGCGAGCAATTCGATGGCAATGTGGCTTTCGGTGAGTTGGAGCCCGGCGTGAGCTTCACCAATAAGAAAGGCATGTACCTTTCGTCCAAAGGCAATCAGAATATCGAAGTACGCATCACCAACGTGCAGAAAGTAAAAGTGACCATCTCCAAAATTTATGAGAGCAATATCCTGATTGCACAACGCTATGGATACTATCCGCAGAACCGCGGTGGTTACAGTGAAGAGGATGATTATTACTATGCAGATTATTCCAATAATCTCACCATGGGTGATATCATCTATGAAAAGGAGATCGAAACAAGATCACTCCCGAAATACGGCAATAGCCGTCTTTTCAATTTCAATATCGAAGACAGGCTGCCGGAATTCAAAGGCATCTACCATATCATGATCCGCTCCGGTACTGATTACTGGGTGAGCGATAGCAGGCTGATCTCGAAATCGGATCTCGGTCTGATTGCGAAAGAAGGTAATGGCAAGATCATCGTGTTCGCCAATTCCATTCAAACCGCACAGGCCGTGAATGGCGTGAACGTAGTGGCTTACGGAAACAATAACCAGGTGCTCGGTACTGCTGCTACCAATGCGGAAGGTGTTGCCGAGATTGCATTGAGCAGGAAAGAGTTTGCCGGTTTCAGACCCGCAATGATCGTTGCGAAAACAGCAGAAGATTTCAACTTCCTTCCTTTCAATACAACAGCAGTAAATACATCCCGCTTCGAAGTGGGTGGCAAACGCACCAACAGCACCGGACTGGATGCTTTCATCTATCCCGAGCGCGATATCTACCGTCCGGGTGAGAAAGTGAATTTCTCCGTGATCATCCGCGATCGTCAATGGAAATCTCCGGGCGAACTTCCGGTGAAGCTGAAATTCCTCATGCCGAATGGTAAAGAGATGAAGAGCTTCCGCAAATCCCTCAACAACCAGGGATCGCTGGAAGGTGATATCGAAATGCCAGTTTCCGCCATTACAGGTAACTATGTACTGGAGGTATACACCAGCAATGATGTACTGCTCGGCAGCAAGGCTTTCAATATCGAAGAGTTTGTTCCGGACAGGATCAAGGTGAATGCCACACTGGATAAATCACCGCTGGCGCCTGGTCAGACCACCAACCTGGCCATCAATGCCCAGAATTTCTTCGGACCTCCTGCAGCCAACAGGAAGTATGAAGCAGAAATACAGGTTAGATCGAAATATTTCAGTCCGAAGAAATACAGGAACTATGATTTCGGTATCCAGAATATCGGTGTGTCCATGGATAAGGATGTGAAGGAAGGTAGTACCGATGGCGATGGCAAAGCATCCGTGTCCTATTCCGTTCCCGACATGTTCCTGAATGCCGGCGTATTGCAGGCAACCTTTTACACCACTGTGTTTGACGAAACCGGCAGACCGGTGAGCAAGATCACCAGCACAGATATCTTTACTCAATCACAGTTCTTCGGAATTGGTGGAGATGGTTACTGGTACTATCCGCTTAACCAGGCGATCCGCTTCCCGCTGATTGCACTGGATAAAAACGAGAACGTACTCAGCGGTGCCAAAGCGCAGGTGAAAGTGATCAAGAAAGAATACAGGACCGTACTCACCAAAGACGGCGATTATTTCCGTTACACTTCACAACGTGATGATAAGATCGTGGCCGATCAGCAGATCTCTGTAACCGGCGATCAGGCTTCTTATAATTATACACCGCGTTCTCCGGGCAACTACGAACTGCGTATATCCATCCCCGGTGCATCGGCCTATGTAAGCAAAGATTTTTACAGTTATGGTTTCTGGGGTGGCGACAATACCTCTTTTGAAGTGGATACAGAAGGTAATATCGATATCGCCGTAGACAAAACCAGCTACCAGACCGGCGAGAGCGCGAAAGTGCTTTTCAAAACACCGTTCAGCGGCCGGATGCTGGTGACCATGGAAACAGATCATGTGATCTCGCATCAATATGTAAATGTAGAAAACAGGACAGCCTCCGTTGATCTCAAGATCACTGCCGAGCACCTGCCCAACGTATATGTAACAGCCACGCTCATCAAGCCGCATGAGATCAGTGATATGCCGCTCACCGTGGCGCACGGCTTCCAGAGCCTGCGCGTGGAAGAGGCGAGCCGCAAGATCCCTGTGAAGATCGAAGCGCCGCAGGCCGTCAGAAGCCGCACTCACCAGGTGATAAAAGTGAAAGCTGCACCAGGTAGTATGGTCACGCTGGCCGCCGTTGACAATGGTGTATTGCAGGTGAGCGACTTCAAAACACCCGATCCTTACGGTCACTTCTATGCGAACCGCGCACTGGAAGTGAATGCATATGATCTCTATCCATTACTCTTCCCCGAACTGCGATCGCGCTTAAGCAGTACCGGTGGTGACGGAGAAATGGACATGAACAAACGCACCAACCCCATGCCGGCCAAACGCGTGAAGATCGTTTCTTACTGGAGTGGTATCAAACAGGCCGATGGAAGTGGTGAAGCCAGCTTCGAATTCGATCTGCCTCAATTCAGTGGTGAAGTGAGACTGATGGCTGTTGCTTATAAGAATGAAAGTTTCGGTAGTGGTGAATCCAATATGAAAGTGGCTGATCCGATCGTGCTCAGCACTGCATTACCGAGATTCCTCACACCAAAAGATACAGTTACCGTTCCCGTGGTGATCACCAATACCACCGCCAAAGCCACTACTGCTTCTGCCACACTCAGTGTGAGCGGTCCTTTACAAGTGGTGGGCGATAAGAGCCAGAGCGTTTCACTGGCCGCCAACAGCGAGAACAGGGCAGTGTTCCAGGTAGTGGCTGCGCCCAGTGTGAATGTGGGCAAAGTGCGCGTGGATGTGCAGGGACTGGGGGAGAAATTCTCCGACGAAACCGAGATCAGTGTGCGTCCTGCTTCACCATTGCAAGTGCAAACAGGAAGCGGATCCATATTGAACAGCAATGTACAACGCCTCAATATCCCGCTCAATGATTTCATGCCGGGCAGTACGGATTATTCGCTCGTGATCAATCGCTCACCGGCGCTCGATCTCGGCAAACAATTCCGCTACCTCGTGCAATATCCTTACGGATGTACCGAGCAAACGGTATCTGCCGCCTTCCCGCAATTGTATTACAGCGATCTTGCTGAGCAAATGCAAATGAAGAGCAGTGTGGCAAAATCCAACGCCAATTACAATGTGCTGGAAGCGATCCGCAAGATCAAGCTCCGTCAATTGTATTCAGGCGCCATCACTCTCTGGGATGGAGAAGGAACCGAGAACTGGTGGACAAGTGTATATGCTGCGCACTTCCTGGTGGAAGCGCAGAAAGCGGGATTCGATGTGAACAAGAATGTGCTTAGTGGCGTGCTGGGCTATGTCAACAACAAACTGAAGAACAGGGAAACCATCGAATACTATTATAATCAGAGCCAGAAGAAAAAGATCGCTCCGAAAGAAGTGGCATACTCCTTATATGTACTGGCCCTGGCTGGCAAGCCCAATGTACCGGTGATGAACTATTACAAATCCAATCCGCAATTGCTGAGCCTGGATTCCAAATACCTGCTTTCGGTAGCCTATGCCATTGCAGGTGATAAAGCCAAATTCAAAGAGTTCCTGCCGGGCTCATTTTCTGGTGAGGTCTCCGTAGCACAGACTGGTGGCAGCTTCTACTCCGATATTCGCGATGAGGCCATTGCGCTCAGCGCATTGATAGATGCCGATCCGGGTAATGCACAGGTAGGAGTGATGGCCGGTCATGTTGCCAACCTGATGAAAGCGCGCAGCTGGTACAGCACACAGGAATGTGCATTCAGCTTTATCGCACTGGGTAAAATGGCGAAAGCCGCTAACAAATCCACTGCAGTGGCTGAAGTGAAAGTGAACGGAAAAGTAGTGGGCAAGACGAACGAGAATGGCGCTATCAGGCTCAGCGCTGCACAACTTGGCGGAACAAATGTGGAGATCGTAACAAAAGGCGAAGGCAGATTGTATTACTTCTGGCAAAGTGAAGGTATCAGCGTAAGCGGTACTTACAAGGAAGAAGATAATTTCATCCGCGTGCGCCGCAGCTTCTATGATCGCTATGGCCGTGCAGTGAGCGGTAATACTTTCAAACAGAACGACCTGGTAGTGGTGAAGATCACACTGGAGAAAGTTTATTCAGGTTCTATCGAGAACATTGCAGTATCCGACCTGATCCCTGCCGGATTCGAGATCGAGAACCCACGTACGAAAGAGATCCCCGGAATGGATTGGATCAAAGATGCATCAACGCCTACTGCGCTGGATGTGCGTGACGACAGGATCAATCTCTTTGTGGATCTTTACAGTCAAAGACAAACCTATTACTATGCAGTGCGCGCCGTTTCACCGGGCGTATTCCATATGGGCCCTGTAAGTGCAGATGCCATGTACAACGGAGAATTCCACAGCTATCATGGCGCAGGCACCATCAGGGTGACGCAATAA
- the pbpC gene encoding penicillin-binding protein 1C, with translation MKQKLSNRLVKWSKRLVLTGIAVFLLFLLLNWIFPVPDNVDYSTIITDNKGEVIHAYLTKDQQWRMKTELDEISPLLRKTIVEKEDKYFYYHPGVNGAAILRAMAKNVFRLKRTSGASTITMQVARALEPKRRTYFNKFIEMFRAFQLEWKYSKDEILQLYLNLVPYGGNLQGVKSASTLYFKKNPDHLSLAEITALSIIPNRPSSLVMGRNNDKIVEERNRWLRKFAADNVFTEKEIRDALEEPLTATRGEAPKLAPHLAYQLQKSGHDIIETNIELNTQMKIEKIVEDYSRSLTLKNIRNAAVVIIDNHTHNVITYVGSANFYDTTDGGQVNGARAIRQPGSTLKPLLYGMCIDEGLLTPKAVITDVAVNYGGYAPENYDKQFNGFVTMEYALEHSLNIPAVKGLEWLGKDKFIQTLAGCDFQQIRKDQKKLGLSLILGGCGSNLEELTGLYTIFANNGKYIRPNYTKRDSTQAAFTRNVLSPASTFMINETLSKVNRPDFPLNWQSTERMPKIAWKTGTSYGRRDAWSIGYNKNYTVGVWVGNFSALGIPELSGANVATPLLFRIFNTIDYDSDQEWFKQPDDCDIRMVCSETGLPPADHCSSTVTDYFIPLISGTQSCNNQEELAISPDEKISYCKTCQPQAGYKKKWYKIVSAEMQHYFEEHHIRYAQIPPHNPNCERLFAGGAPVITFPKNGAEYLISKKHPEPLQLTCNVGNDVGKVFWYINDQFYKSTDAKSKQFFVPDEGPVKISCTDDKGRNRNIWIRVKYVNL, from the coding sequence ATGAAACAAAAGTTGAGCAACCGGCTGGTAAAATGGTCTAAAAGGCTTGTCCTGACTGGCATTGCCGTGTTCCTGCTATTCCTCCTGCTCAACTGGATCTTCCCAGTTCCCGACAATGTGGATTACTCCACCATCATCACTGATAATAAAGGAGAAGTGATACATGCTTACCTCACAAAAGACCAGCAATGGAGAATGAAAACAGAGCTGGATGAGATCTCCCCGCTGTTGCGGAAAACCATTGTTGAAAAAGAGGATAAGTATTTCTATTACCATCCAGGCGTGAACGGAGCTGCCATCCTGCGCGCCATGGCAAAGAATGTTTTCCGGCTGAAACGCACGTCCGGCGCGTCTACCATCACCATGCAGGTGGCAAGGGCGCTGGAACCGAAACGCAGGACCTACTTCAATAAATTCATCGAAATGTTCCGTGCTTTCCAGCTGGAATGGAAATACAGTAAGGACGAAATACTGCAGCTCTACCTGAATCTGGTACCCTACGGCGGCAATTTGCAGGGCGTAAAATCCGCTTCCACACTGTATTTCAAAAAGAACCCCGATCATTTGTCGCTGGCGGAGATCACTGCTTTAAGTATCATTCCCAATCGTCCTTCCTCCCTGGTTATGGGGAGGAACAATGATAAGATCGTGGAAGAGAGGAATCGCTGGTTGCGGAAATTTGCGGCCGATAATGTGTTCACGGAGAAAGAGATCCGGGATGCACTGGAAGAGCCGCTCACCGCCACCCGTGGCGAAGCGCCCAAACTGGCGCCCCATCTGGCTTACCAGCTTCAGAAAAGCGGCCATGATATCATTGAGACCAATATCGAGCTCAATACCCAGATGAAGATCGAGAAGATCGTGGAGGACTACAGCCGCTCCCTAACACTCAAGAATATCCGAAATGCAGCAGTGGTGATCATTGACAATCACACGCATAACGTGATCACTTATGTGGGTAGTGCCAATTTTTACGATACCACCGATGGCGGCCAGGTGAATGGCGCACGCGCTATCCGACAGCCAGGCAGCACCCTGAAACCATTATTGTATGGGATGTGTATCGATGAAGGACTGCTCACGCCCAAGGCCGTGATCACAGACGTGGCCGTGAATTACGGAGGGTATGCACCAGAGAACTACGATAAACAGTTCAACGGTTTTGTAACGATGGAATACGCGCTGGAGCATTCGCTGAATATCCCGGCAGTAAAAGGACTGGAATGGCTGGGTAAAGATAAATTCATTCAAACCCTTGCGGGCTGCGATTTCCAGCAGATCCGTAAAGACCAGAAGAAACTGGGTTTGTCGCTGATCCTCGGCGGTTGCGGCTCTAACCTGGAAGAGCTTACCGGGCTGTACACCATCTTTGCGAACAACGGAAAATACATTCGTCCCAATTATACCAAACGCGATAGCACACAGGCTGCTTTTACCAGGAACGTGCTTTCCCCTGCTTCTACCTTCATGATCAATGAAACGCTGAGCAAAGTGAATCGTCCCGACTTCCCCCTCAACTGGCAAAGCACTGAACGAATGCCGAAGATCGCCTGGAAAACCGGCACCAGCTATGGCAGACGCGATGCCTGGAGTATTGGATATAATAAGAACTATACAGTAGGTGTTTGGGTAGGCAATTTCTCCGCCCTCGGTATTCCTGAGCTCAGCGGCGCCAATGTTGCAACACCACTACTCTTCCGAATCTTCAATACCATCGATTATGACAGCGACCAGGAATGGTTCAAACAACCGGATGATTGCGATATCCGGATGGTTTGTTCCGAAACCGGTTTGCCTCCCGCCGATCATTGCAGCAGTACCGTTACCGATTATTTCATTCCGCTGATCTCCGGAACGCAATCATGCAACAACCAGGAAGAGTTAGCCATATCACCTGATGAAAAAATTTCTTATTGCAAAACCTGTCAGCCGCAAGCCGGATACAAAAAGAAATGGTATAAAATAGTGAGTGCGGAGATGCAGCATTATTTTGAAGAGCATCATATAAGGTACGCTCAGATCCCGCCACATAATCCGAATTGCGAGAGATTGTTTGCCGGCGGAGCGCCTGTGATCACTTTCCCGAAGAACGGCGCGGAATATCTCATCAGTAAAAAACATCCCGAGCCATTGCAGCTCACCTGCAATGTGGGCAATGATGTAGGTAAAGTGTTCTGGTATATCAATGACCAGTTCTATAAATCAACAGATGCCAAAAGCAAACAATTCTTTGTTCCTGATGAAGGGCCGGTGAAGATATCGTGTACCGATGATAAAGGCAGGAACCGGAATATCTGGATCAGGGTGAAGTATGTGAATTTGTGA
- a CDS encoding head GIN domain-containing protein — protein MKNLLVLLLPIALIVSSSCSFVGGKKVRGKGEVRTESRSVTQFSGVSTSGSFDIYVSSGPQEVKIEAEDNLLEYIETYINDGVLRIRTKDGFSLRPTKNVKVFVTNPTFNKIHSSGSGNIIGQNKIISNDKLDLSVSGSADINLEVDAPEVESEISGSGNTDLKGATKKFETKISGSGNVRALDLMSEETEVKITGSGDVSVFASVKLTVRVTGSGDVRYKGNATVDSKITGGGGVTKLE, from the coding sequence ATGAAGAATCTACTTGTATTATTATTGCCGATCGCTCTTATTGTCAGCAGCTCCTGCTCTTTTGTGGGAGGAAAGAAAGTGCGCGGGAAGGGCGAAGTCCGCACAGAAAGCCGCTCTGTCACCCAGTTTAGTGGCGTAAGCACCAGCGGATCTTTTGATATTTATGTGTCTTCCGGCCCGCAGGAAGTAAAGATCGAAGCGGAGGATAATCTCCTCGAATATATCGAGACCTATATCAATGATGGCGTATTGCGCATCCGTACAAAAGATGGATTCAGTCTTCGCCCCACCAAAAACGTGAAAGTATTTGTGACCAATCCTACTTTCAATAAGATCCATTCTTCCGGATCTGGTAATATCATCGGACAGAATAAGATCATTTCCAATGATAAGCTGGACCTGAGTGTTAGCGGCAGCGCCGATATCAACCTGGAAGTGGATGCACCCGAAGTGGAATCCGAGATCAGCGGTAGCGGCAATACCGATCTGAAAGGCGCCACCAAAAAATTTGAGACAAAGATCAGTGGCAGCGGCAATGTGCGCGCACTGGACCTGATGAGCGAAGAAACCGAAGTGAAGATCACTGGTAGTGGCGATGTAAGTGTGTTTGCCAGTGTGAAGCTTACCGTTAGAGTAACGGGCAGTGGTGATGTGAGGTATAAGGGAAATGCAACTGTTGATAGCAAGATCACCGGAGGCGGTGGCGTAACGAAACTGGAGTAA
- the guaA gene encoding glutamine-hydrolyzing GMP synthase, giving the protein MTEKILILDFGSQYTQLIARAVREANVYCEIVPFHSKIQFDPSLKGIILSGSPFSVNDPNAPDVDIQGFNEKVPVLGVCYGAQLTAKKFGGRVAKSDKREYGRALFHKKNADDVILKDIMDASQVWMSHSDSVLELPEGFSVLGTTEDIPYAAFKKDGSGNPLYCVQFHPEVYHSIEGKKLLKNFLVNICGCHQDWTPAHFVTDTINNLKAQIGDRKVIMALSGGVDSTVAATLIHRAIGDRLFGIFVDNGVLRKNEFQQVLDIYKKIGLNVKGVDAKELFYGQLAGKTDPEAKRKTIGKLFIDVFQDEAKKIEGVELLGQGTIYPDVIESVSVHGPSVTIKSHHNVGGLPDIMHLELVEPLRFLFKDEVRRVGKELGIPADLLNRHPFPGPGLAIRILGEITPEKVQLLQDADYRYVQGLKDHNLYDQVWQAGAILLPVKSVGVMGDERTYEFTVALRAVTSVDGMTADWAHLPYDFMAFISNDIINNVRGINRVVYDISSKPPATIEWE; this is encoded by the coding sequence ATGACGGAAAAGATACTCATTTTAGACTTCGGAAGCCAATACACTCAGTTGATAGCCAGGGCCGTACGTGAGGCCAATGTTTATTGCGAAATTGTTCCTTTTCACAGTAAGATCCAGTTTGACCCTTCATTAAAAGGTATCATCCTCTCCGGATCCCCCTTTTCTGTGAACGATCCCAATGCACCGGATGTAGACATCCAGGGCTTCAACGAAAAAGTACCCGTTCTGGGAGTATGTTATGGTGCACAGCTCACCGCCAAAAAATTCGGCGGCCGCGTTGCAAAAAGTGATAAACGCGAATACGGCCGTGCACTTTTCCACAAAAAAAATGCAGACGACGTTATCCTGAAAGATATCATGGATGCTTCCCAGGTTTGGATGAGCCATAGCGACTCCGTTCTGGAACTGCCCGAAGGATTCTCTGTTCTCGGCACTACGGAAGACATTCCCTATGCAGCCTTCAAGAAAGATGGCAGCGGCAATCCGCTCTACTGCGTACAGTTCCACCCCGAAGTGTACCACAGCATCGAAGGCAAAAAACTCCTTAAGAATTTCCTCGTGAATATCTGCGGATGCCACCAGGACTGGACCCCTGCGCATTTCGTAACAGATACCATCAATAATCTCAAAGCACAGATCGGTGATCGTAAAGTGATCATGGCCCTCAGTGGGGGTGTTGACTCCACTGTTGCCGCAACGCTGATCCACCGTGCCATCGGCGACAGGCTCTTCGGCATCTTCGTTGATAATGGCGTGCTGCGCAAAAATGAATTCCAACAGGTACTCGATATCTATAAAAAGATCGGTCTGAATGTAAAAGGTGTAGACGCCAAAGAACTTTTCTATGGCCAGCTCGCCGGCAAAACAGATCCTGAAGCAAAACGCAAAACCATCGGAAAACTCTTCATCGATGTTTTCCAGGATGAAGCAAAGAAGATCGAAGGCGTGGAACTGCTCGGACAGGGCACCATCTATCCCGATGTGATCGAAAGCGTATCTGTTCACGGACCTTCCGTTACCATCAAGAGCCACCACAATGTGGGCGGCCTTCCGGACATCATGCACCTGGAGCTGGTAGAACCACTCCGCTTTCTTTTCAAAGATGAGGTAAGACGTGTGGGTAAAGAACTGGGCATCCCCGCCGATCTGCTCAACCGTCACCCCTTCCCCGGACCAGGCCTGGCTATCAGGATCCTGGGTGAGATCACTCCCGAAAAGGTACAATTATTGCAGGATGCTGATTACCGTTATGTACAGGGATTGAAAGATCATAACCTGTACGATCAGGTATGGCAGGCAGGAGCCATTCTCCTCCCCGTGAAAAGTGTAGGTGTGATGGGAGATGAAAGAACCTATGAATTCACTGTTGCACTCCGCGCAGTGACCTCCGTAGATGGTATGACAGCTGACTGGGCTCATCTTCCCTACGATTTCATGGCATTTATTTCTAATGATATCATCAACAATGTGAGAGGCATCAATCGCGTTGTATATGATATCAGCAGCAAGCCGCCTGCAACCATCGAATGGGAATAA